A single window of Lepeophtheirus salmonis chromosome 2, UVic_Lsal_1.4, whole genome shotgun sequence DNA harbors:
- the Spf30 gene encoding survival of motor neuron-related-splicing factor 30, whose translation MTEEDLNTYTLQMQQVEAALTGDPENAELLTLKSDLEQVISLTRDLIDTQRSQDVGDEKTEESPDSAPTPSVSSNIMAVKHWQVGEPCQAQSNNSYQEAVIEEISTNGEVSVKFRGTEHVVVTSLGLLKISKLGNIKNLKNRKELLAKQKEYLKKKKAKKLERLKVMEEEREQEKNKWKVFSSKAFGKKGFVKKSIFKTPENAKGRVGIGTCGVSGQNMTTFSSASKYRKGN comes from the exons ATGACGGAAGAGGACTTGAACACGTATACCCTTCAAATGCAGCAAGTGGAGGCTGCTCTCACAGGTGATCCCGAGAATGCAGAGCTCTTGACCCTCAAATCTGATCTTGAGCAGGTCATTTCCCTCACCCGGGATTTGATCGATACCCAAAGGAGTCAGGATGTGGGAGATGAGAAAACGGAGGAATCTCCCGACTCTGCACCCACTCCCTCCGTCTCCTCCAACATCATGGCTGTCAAACATTGGCAGGTGGGAGAGCCTTGTCAAGCTCAAAGCAATAATAG ttACCAGGAAGCAGTTATTGAAGAAATTTCAACTAATGGAGAAGTGTCTGTCAAATTTAGAGGTACAGAGCATGTAGTTGTGACTTCCTTGGgacttttgaaaatttcaaagctaggaaatattaaaaatttgaagaatagaaAGGAACTCCTTGCCAAGCAAaaggaatatttgaaaaagaaaaaagcaaaGAAATTGGAAAGGCTAAAGGTAATGGAAGAAGAGCGTGagcaagagaaaaataaatggaagGTATTCAGTTCTAAG GCATTCGGTAAAAAGGGTTTCGTCAAGAAGAGTATATTCAAAACGCCTGAAAATGCAAAGGGGCGCGTAGGAATTGGTACTTGTGGAGTTTCTGGTCAAAATATGACAACGTTTTCATCTGCATCAAAATATCGCAAGGGAAACTAA
- the Cul5 gene encoding cullin-5, with protein sequence MLKDKGVLHFEDDWPLMRPTILNLLRQEPVSREKWQDLFWHVHSVCLWDEKGPPKVYNALKEDILDFIKQAQERVLSHQEDQALLKAYIAEWRKFFTQCSYLPMPFGQLEAALQGKTSTSVQRIKQQHEESVVRKLMLDSWNSSIFNNIKSRLQSSAMKLVRNERNGEAFDSQLVIGVRESYVNLSSNSEDKLEIYRENFEKSYIKATEEFYGLKAPQTLEDTGVQNYMIYAESKLREEEQRALKYLESRSGGDSVANLIRSCVFVLVTAHKETILAECLEMIKNNETQKLQLMFNLMDRVPDQGIAPMLSDLESHIYQNGIADMVESAEVITQDSEKYVERLLSLFKRFSLLVKEAFNDDPRFLTSRDKAYKKVVNDTSIFRLDLPARPTGVGGSTTSGPNKTQPESRCPELLANYCDMLLRKTPLSKRLTSDEVESKLKDVLLVLKYVQNKDVFMRYHKAHLTRRLILDTSADSEKEENMVEWLREVGMPADYINKLSRMFQDIKVSGDLNSQFKEQLSLQPSKQNLADSVSIKILNMGAWARSSERVPVSLPRELEDYIPEVEEFYKTTHSGRKLQWYHHMSNGTITLNSDIGKYDLDVTTFQMAVLFCWENRRKDQISFENLKLATQLPDTELRKTLWSLVSFPKMKRQVLLYSPLVSKASEFTQGTHFWINHEFGILKNGKVQKRGKINLIGRLQLSTEKSREEENEGIIQLRILRTQEAIIKILKMRKKISNAQLQTELVDILKNMFLPSKKMIKEQIEWLIEHNYMKRDDDNINTFIYMA encoded by the coding sequence ATGCTCAAAGACAAAGGTGTGTTGCATTTCGAGGATGACTGGCCCTTAATGCGGCCCACGATCCTGAACCTGTTGCGGCAAGAGCCGGTGAGCCGTGAGAAGTGGCAGGACCTGTTTTGGCATGTGCACAGTGTGTGCCTCTGGGACGAAAAGGGTCCTCCCAAAGTGTATAATGCCCTGAAAGAGGACATCCTGGATTTTATCAAGCAAGCCCAGGAGCGCGTCCTCTCTCATCAGGAGGATCAAGCTCTTTTGAAGGCCTACATTGCGGAATGGAGAAAGTTCTTCACGCAGTGTTCGTACCTGCCCATGCCCTTCGGACAATTGGAGGCTGCACTCCAGGGCAAGACCTCCACCTCGGTTCAGCGCATTAAGCAGCAGCATGAAGAATCTGTTGTGAGGAAGCTCATGCTCGACTCCTGGAACTCTTCCATCTTCAATAACATCAAATCCCGTCTTCAAAGCTCTGCAATGAAGCTTGTTCGCAATGAGCGGAATGGAGAGGCCTTTGACTCACAACTCGTGATTGGTGTGCGGGAGTCCTATGTCAATCTCTCTTCCAACTCGGAAGATAAGTTGGAAATTTATAgggaaaattttgaaaagagttACATCAAGGCCACAGAGGAGTTCTATGGTCTGAAAGCACCTCAAACTTTAGAAGATACCGGAGTTCAAAACTACATGATATACGCCGAGTCTAAACTTCGTGAAGAAGAACAAAgagctttaaaatatttagaatccCGTTCAGGAGGAGATTCTGTTGCCAATCTTATCCGGTCATGTGTATTTGTTCTTGTAACTGCACATAAAGAAACTATTTTAGCCGAGTGCCTtgaaatgatcaaaaataatgaaactcaGAAACTGCAACTCATGTTTAATTTAATGGATCGTGTTCCTGATCAAGGCATTGCTCCCATGCTTTCAGATTTGGAATCCCATATTTACCAGAATGGTATTGCAGACATGGTAGAGTCTGCGGAAGTCATCACTCAAGATTCCgaaaaatatgttgaaagacttttatcactttttaaaagattcTCTCTTTTAGTGAAGGAAGCATTCAATGATGACCCTAGGTTTTTAACTTCGCGCGATAAAgcatataaaaaagttgtcaatGATACTTCCATATTTCGGTTAGATCTTCCTGCTAGACCTACTGGTGTGGGAGGATCTACAACTTCAGGCCCTAATAAAACTCAACCTGAATCGCGTTGTCCCGAACTATTGGCCAATTACTGTGATATGTTACTCCGAAAAACACCTCTAAGTAAACGCCTCACTTCGGATGAGGTAGAGTCTAAATTAAAAGATGTTCTTTTGGTGCTCAAGTATGTTCAGAATAAGGATGTGTTTATGCGATATCATAAAGCTCACTTGACTCGTCGTCTTATATTAGATACATCTGCTGACTCtgaaaaagaggaaaatatgGTAGAGTGGCTTCGAGAAGTTGGGATGCCTGCagattatataaacaaactttcTCGGATGTTTCAAGATATCAAGGTCTCAGGGGACTTGAACTCTCAATTTAAAGAACAATTGTCCCTACAACCCAGTAAGCAGAATCTAGCAGACTCCGTctcaataaaaatactcaatatgGGAGCATGGGCCAGATCGTCCGAAAGAGTACCTGTCTCACTACCAAGGGAGCTAGAAGACTACATCCCTGAAGTAGAAGAATTTTATAAAACCACCCACTCTGGTCGTAAGCTTCAATGGTATCATCACATGTCCAATGGAACCATCACACTCAACTCAGACATTGGAAAATACGACCTGGATGTGACCACATTCCAGATGGCTGTTCTTTTTTGCTGGGAAAATCGGCGAAAGGATcaaattagttttgaaaatttaaaattagctaCTCAACTACCTGATACAGAGTTGAGAAAGACTCTTTGGAGTCTCGTCTCATTCCCTAAGATGAAACGACAAGTTTTACTCTATAGTCCATTAGTTTCCAAAGCTTCCGAATTCACTCAAGGTACTCATTTTTGGATTAATCATGAATTCGGCATTCTCAAGAACGGCAAAGTTCAAAAGAGagggaaaatcaatttaattggTCGTTTACAACTCTCAACAGAGAAGTCGAGAGAAGAAGAAAACGAGGGAATCATTCAACTTCGTATTTTAAGAACTCAAGAAgctattatcaaaattttaaaaatgcgAAAGAAAATATCCAATGCTCAACTGCAAACTGAGCTcgttgatattttgaaaaatatgtttttaccatccaaaaaaatgatcaaagaGCAAATTGAATGGCTAATTGAACATAATTACATGAAAAGAGATGATGACAACATCAATACTTTCATATACATGGCATAA
- the PCNA gene encoding proliferating cell nuclear antigen, translating into MFEARLVQGNLLKKVLESLKDLLSEATWDAADSGITLQAMDNSHVSLVSVSLRAEGFDKFRCDRQLSLGMNLTSMAKILKCASNNDVITLKAQDMSPDSVSFVFESPNGDRVSDYEMKLMNLDAEHLGIPDTDYAAVVRMPSTEFSRVVKDLSQFGESLLICVTKEGVKFSSAGDIGVGNIKLAQTASVDKEDEAVSVEMQEPVSLTFACNYLNMFTKATCLSPRVTLSMSPDVPLVVEYAIGDIGHIRYYLAPKIEDDDS; encoded by the exons ATGTTTGAGGCCCGTCTCGTTCAAgggaatttattgaaaaaagtgttGGAATCCCTCAAGGATCTCCTCAGTGAGGCTACATGGGATGCAGCAGATTCCGGGATCACTCTACAAGCCATGGACAACTCTCACGTGTCCCTCGTGAGTGTTTCCCTTCGTGCCGAAGGTTTTGACAAATTCCGATGTGACCGACAACTAAGTCTGGGTATGAATTTGACTTCCATGGCCAAGATCCTCAAATGTGCCTCCAACAATGATGTCATCACACTTAAAGCCCAAGACATGAGTCCAGACTCTGTGTCATTCGTGTTTGAATCTCCCAATGGGGATCGTGTCTCCGACTATGAAATGAAACTGATGAATCTGGATGCGGAGCATCTCG GGATCCCTGATACGGACTACGCCGCAGTCGTTCGCATGCCATCCACTGAATTTTCCCGCGTTGTCAAGGATCTCTCACAATTTGGGGAGTCGCTCCTCATCTGTGTGACCAAAGAGGGCGTCAAATTCTCTTCAGCCGGTGATATTGGAGTAGGAAACATCAAACTTGCGCAGACAGCCTCTGTTGATAAGGAGGACGAAGCAGTCAGCGTTGAAATGCAAGAGCCCGTCTCTCTCACTTTCGCCTGTAACTATCTCAATATGTTTACCAAAGCAACCTGTCTTTCTCCTCGTGTAACACTCTCCATGAGTCCTGATGTACCTCTCGTTGTAGAGTATGCTATTGGAGATATTGGGCACATTCGTTACTACCTTGCACCCAAGATCGAAGATGACGACAGCTAA